From Edaphobacter lichenicola, one genomic window encodes:
- a CDS encoding DUF6632 domain-containing protein yields the protein MKRERALQVVLVMVGLFYCFWGYLLFDDLWHSRWLSGHSDVMPMFLSLNTALGVCLLVAVNQPAKHRLMIAYGAWSSLAHGFTMTIMSAQAVAHGMHRKDSPQDIVIFGVIGVTLLALFPAEQASPAVLPERIVRQAEAGTTSS from the coding sequence ATGAAACGTGAGCGCGCCTTACAGGTCGTGTTGGTGATGGTGGGCTTGTTTTATTGCTTTTGGGGCTATCTCCTGTTCGACGATCTGTGGCACTCTAGGTGGCTTAGCGGGCATAGTGACGTCATGCCGATGTTCCTGAGCCTTAACACGGCGCTTGGGGTCTGTCTGTTGGTGGCCGTTAATCAGCCGGCCAAGCATCGCTTGATGATCGCCTATGGGGCGTGGTCAAGCCTTGCCCATGGGTTCACGATGACAATCATGTCGGCGCAGGCCGTGGCGCACGGGATGCACAGGAAGGATAGCCCCCAGGACATTGTGATCTTTGGCGTGATTGGAGTCACGCTGCTTGCACTCTTCCCGGCAGAACAAGCATCACCGGCCGTTCTTCCGGAGCGGATCGTCCGCCAAGCCGAAGCTGGAACCACCTCTTCTTAG
- a CDS encoding LacI family DNA-binding transcriptional regulator, with amino-acid sequence MAIRLKDIARDLGISTVTVSKVLRGNQDISEKTRARVLKRMQEFHYKPNMLARGLASGRTYTMGLVVPDLVHPFFAEFAKSLAGVLRASHMALLLASSEENPELEQQEIRTLVGRGVDALLIASSQARLKNFYELGDEKTPFLLFDRNFPYLSAHFVGSDDYKIGRIATEHLISIGKKRIAHIGGREISPSLERLRGYRDTLQNQRMETREELIVTCNRFEELGDEAGYQAMQDLLKLRRRPDAVFCYNDLTAIGAMQATREAGLKTPEDIAFVGSGNLRYAKHLRIPLTSVDQQPDLLGVRAGELALELTTNPDLPPKTILLEPRLVVRQSTVPNPEQKI; translated from the coding sequence TTGGCAATACGTCTCAAAGATATCGCACGCGACCTCGGGATTTCGACGGTTACGGTATCTAAGGTGCTACGTGGCAATCAAGACATAAGTGAGAAAACGCGCGCACGCGTGCTTAAGCGAATGCAGGAGTTTCACTATAAGCCCAACATGCTGGCCCGTGGCCTCGCAAGCGGTCGAACGTACACAATGGGCCTCGTAGTGCCTGATCTGGTTCATCCTTTTTTTGCAGAGTTCGCAAAATCGCTCGCCGGTGTTCTCCGCGCTTCGCATATGGCGCTGTTGCTTGCGTCTTCAGAAGAAAACCCAGAGCTTGAACAGCAAGAGATTCGAACGCTTGTCGGGCGCGGCGTAGATGCGCTGCTGATTGCTTCAAGTCAGGCACGTCTCAAAAACTTCTACGAACTTGGTGACGAGAAGACGCCATTTCTCTTATTCGACCGAAACTTTCCTTATCTCTCGGCCCACTTTGTCGGCTCTGACGACTACAAGATCGGCCGCATCGCAACCGAGCACCTGATCTCAATCGGGAAGAAGCGCATCGCTCACATAGGCGGTCGTGAGATAAGCCCTTCGCTCGAGCGCCTCAGAGGATATCGCGACACCCTTCAAAACCAGCGGATGGAGACGCGCGAAGAACTCATCGTAACGTGCAATCGTTTCGAAGAGCTGGGTGATGAGGCTGGATATCAAGCGATGCAGGATCTTCTGAAGCTGCGTAGGCGTCCAGATGCCGTGTTCTGCTACAACGATCTTACTGCGATCGGTGCGATGCAAGCGACACGTGAAGCCGGGCTCAAGACGCCGGAAGATATTGCGTTTGTCGGGTCCGGCAACCTGCGCTATGCCAAACATCTACGGATACCCTTGACTAGTGTCGACCAGCAACCGGATTTGCTCGGTGTTCGTGCAGGAGAACTCGCTCTCGAACTGACAACAAATCCTGATCTGCCTCCGAAGACAATCCTATTGGAACCAAGGTTAGTCGTACGTCAATCCACAGTGCCAAATCCTGAGCAGAAAATTTAG
- a CDS encoding PLDc N-terminal domain-containing protein: MQQGFLSTMPEALWFGLTFGVFTAAFFLTLGYIYGDAKRRQMPAWAWVIAAFLIPNLIGFILYFVFRGPLLGPCSSCGKPIRGGEAFCSHCGCSQDSSIGRIAADNRTI, from the coding sequence ATGCAACAAGGATTTCTCAGTACCATGCCAGAAGCGCTTTGGTTTGGCTTGACGTTTGGCGTCTTCACCGCGGCTTTTTTCCTTACCCTCGGATATATCTATGGGGACGCAAAAAGGCGTCAAATGCCTGCTTGGGCCTGGGTGATTGCCGCTTTCCTCATACCCAATTTGATTGGATTCATCCTTTATTTTGTGTTCCGAGGGCCTCTCCTTGGGCCTTGCAGTTCCTGTGGCAAGCCTATTCGAGGGGGAGAAGCATTCTGCTCACACTGCGGATGCTCGCAGGATTCCAGCATCGGACGCATTGCAGCTGACAATCGCACAATCTGA
- a CDS encoding alkaline phosphatase family protein: MKKLEHLFVFLTLLSFCTSAAHGDAYDAQPKLVIILVFDQFRGDYLDRYRAEFKEKNGWNLFLKQGAHFTDCYYDYANLVTAAGHATIGTGAYTDSHQIPLNEWYERSSDGTLRQVSSVADDRYELVGAPAGTKDLIGASAHREMATTLGDELVLATRGRSRVYGVSMKDRAAILTSGHATNGAFWVDHETGRWVTSTYWMKDLPQWVRDFNNGNHAADARAKSHVPQGSFYEMVGRSSASVQYQLDFAQALIDAEKLGKNPAGVTDMITISISSTDINGHAFGPDDSSQEALIVQSDALLDTFFSHLDQTLGLKNIIVAVTGDHGVATSQTAGDADRMPVLGFSPESFTKPLETMLEQKYPLKGKGAYILQMDNPYLLLNREAFEAVGLSEETAEDTTADMLQEVFAKFSDAKEMESRKELPVLTHVYTSKQMREGRLPDTQYSRLIAHSYSPNVGWALHINFGPYQFPWKGSGTTHFTANSYDRHVPLGFFGEPFIPGTYHTMVAPVDIAATFASLLRINRPSAAVGRPLTEALRAEGPGSSWVIDSGLN, translated from the coding sequence ATGAAGAAGTTGGAGCATCTGTTCGTTTTTCTAACGCTCCTGTCTTTCTGCACGTCGGCAGCGCACGGCGACGCTTACGACGCCCAGCCAAAGCTTGTCATCATTCTCGTATTTGATCAGTTTCGAGGAGACTATCTTGATCGGTATCGTGCCGAGTTTAAGGAGAAGAATGGCTGGAACCTGTTTCTCAAACAGGGTGCTCACTTCACTGACTGCTACTACGATTACGCCAATCTTGTCACGGCTGCAGGTCACGCAACCATCGGCACTGGAGCCTACACCGACTCCCATCAGATTCCGTTGAACGAGTGGTATGAGCGCTCCTCTGACGGCACGCTGCGACAGGTGAGCTCCGTCGCCGACGATCGTTATGAGCTTGTCGGTGCTCCGGCCGGGACAAAAGATCTCATCGGCGCCTCCGCCCATCGAGAAATGGCCACGACACTTGGAGATGAGCTCGTACTCGCGACACGGGGACGCTCCCGGGTCTATGGTGTATCTATGAAGGACCGGGCTGCGATTCTTACAAGTGGCCACGCCACAAATGGAGCTTTTTGGGTGGACCATGAAACGGGCCGATGGGTCACTTCGACTTACTGGATGAAAGATCTTCCGCAATGGGTCAGAGATTTCAACAACGGCAATCATGCGGCAGACGCTCGCGCAAAGAGCCACGTTCCCCAGGGAAGTTTTTACGAGATGGTAGGCAGGAGCTCTGCGAGCGTCCAATATCAGCTTGACTTCGCGCAGGCCCTCATCGACGCCGAAAAACTCGGCAAAAATCCAGCCGGCGTTACGGACATGATCACAATCTCCATCTCTTCAACTGATATCAATGGACACGCCTTCGGCCCGGACGACTCCTCGCAGGAGGCTCTCATCGTTCAGTCCGATGCCTTGTTGGACACCTTCTTCAGCCATCTCGATCAAACCCTTGGTCTCAAGAATATTATCGTTGCGGTCACAGGGGATCACGGCGTAGCAACGAGCCAGACAGCCGGTGATGCCGATCGCATGCCCGTGCTCGGATTTTCTCCTGAATCGTTCACAAAGCCGCTCGAAACGATGTTGGAGCAGAAATACCCACTCAAAGGCAAGGGCGCCTATATCCTCCAGATGGATAACCCTTACTTATTGCTAAACCGGGAAGCATTTGAGGCGGTTGGTCTTTCTGAGGAAACGGCAGAAGACACAACAGCGGATATGTTGCAAGAGGTTTTCGCGAAATTCAGTGACGCAAAAGAAATGGAAAGTCGCAAAGAGCTTCCGGTTCTAACGCACGTCTATACAAGCAAACAGATGCGTGAAGGACGTTTGCCCGACACGCAATACAGCCGTTTGATTGCGCACAGTTATTCGCCCAACGTGGGCTGGGCACTCCATATCAATTTTGGTCCCTACCAGTTTCCTTGGAAGGGAAGTGGCACGACACACTTCACAGCCAATAGTTATGATCGCCATGTCCCCCTGGGGTTCTTCGGAGAACCGTTTATCCCGGGAACCTATCACACTATGGTGGCGCCGGTTGATATCGCTGCTACATTTGCGTCGCTCCTACGTATCAACCGCCCCAGCGCGGCGGTTGGCCGGCCATTGACGGAAGCCCTCAGAGCGGAGGGGCCGGGCTCTAGCTGGGTCATCGATTCGGGACTGAACTAG
- a CDS encoding TonB-dependent receptor domain-containing protein codes for MHTQDNQLASTLVGAYASETRNFNLFPPDYRSWEPSGFVQDSWKVSPKLTVLAGIRYDVFTPFTEAHNRISNFDFPEAVTLSPANIGNALKIANLNGVNSQVNISTTYSNVAPRLGFSAELTPGTVVRGGYGISYFPGNYTSNADLKNPPFTSIFSPNCQSTIAVQIEASLGALAGQNPDCATIGAPGVINEGLPTPVPPNVSDLAGITGLAFVAEAPKFRTAMIQQYNVQVEQQFGSNVFTIGYVGNVGQHLPESINNINQPAPFNPLAPVGSPSNPVGGAHQLQAQLPNVGTVSYIASEGISNYNGLQMSFQRRFTKGLAFDANYTWSKSLSDITGFSQQGSNQGWSDADPTRIRQIEYANSENDIQNRFALSLNYELQYGKNFIGVKKAFLSGWQANTILVWQSGKPFTIIETGAGVDNPIESDGIAHGFNNRATPQNSGGQDRPDQIMDARLSHKTNSHFFNTAAFAPQPLGTVGTTQRNSLFGPNFRHVDLSIFKTFPVTERLGVQFRAESYNISNTPNFYMPNGNSGDAFGNSAFGQISATDPNYTPRQYQFALKALF; via the coding sequence TTGCATACACAGGATAACCAGCTTGCATCAACCTTGGTCGGAGCCTACGCATCAGAAACCCGCAACTTCAACCTTTTTCCTCCCGACTACCGTAGCTGGGAGCCCAGTGGCTTCGTGCAGGATAGTTGGAAGGTTAGCCCGAAGTTGACGGTGCTCGCAGGCATTCGTTACGACGTCTTCACTCCTTTCACCGAAGCACATAACCGTATTTCGAACTTCGATTTCCCAGAGGCTGTCACCTTATCCCCTGCAAACATTGGAAACGCATTGAAGATAGCCAATCTTAACGGCGTCAACTCGCAGGTGAACATTTCCACCACCTACTCAAACGTCGCCCCGCGCCTCGGTTTCTCAGCAGAGTTGACCCCGGGAACCGTCGTGCGCGGCGGCTATGGGATAAGCTACTTCCCCGGCAACTACACCTCTAACGCAGACCTGAAGAACCCACCGTTCACCTCAATCTTCAGCCCCAACTGCCAGTCCACCATCGCGGTTCAGATTGAAGCGAGTCTTGGTGCTCTCGCGGGCCAAAACCCGGACTGCGCGACGATAGGTGCACCCGGCGTTATCAACGAAGGTCTGCCCACTCCTGTTCCACCCAACGTATCCGACCTAGCAGGCATTACCGGACTCGCGTTCGTAGCCGAAGCTCCAAAATTCAGGACGGCGATGATCCAGCAGTACAACGTCCAGGTAGAGCAACAGTTTGGCTCCAATGTCTTCACAATCGGCTATGTCGGTAACGTTGGCCAGCACCTGCCGGAGTCGATCAATAACATCAACCAACCCGCACCATTCAACCCCTTGGCTCCGGTAGGCAGTCCGTCCAATCCTGTGGGAGGAGCACATCAACTCCAAGCCCAGCTTCCCAATGTCGGTACTGTTAGCTATATCGCGAGCGAGGGTATATCTAACTACAACGGTCTGCAGATGTCCTTCCAGCGTCGTTTTACCAAAGGGCTGGCATTCGATGCGAACTACACCTGGAGTAAGTCGCTGAGCGACATCACCGGTTTCTCTCAACAAGGTAGCAACCAGGGCTGGAGCGACGCAGATCCAACTCGCATCCGCCAGATCGAGTACGCCAATTCGGAGAACGATATACAGAATCGCTTCGCTCTCAGCTTGAATTACGAACTGCAGTACGGGAAGAACTTCATCGGCGTCAAGAAAGCCTTCCTCTCCGGATGGCAAGCCAATACGATTCTCGTCTGGCAGAGTGGCAAGCCTTTCACCATCATTGAAACCGGCGCAGGTGTCGACAATCCCATAGAGAGTGATGGCATTGCACACGGTTTCAACAATCGAGCGACCCCGCAAAACAGCGGAGGGCAGGATCGTCCTGATCAGATCATGGACGCTCGTCTCAGCCACAAAACCAATTCGCACTTCTTCAACACGGCGGCATTTGCCCCTCAACCACTCGGTACAGTTGGCACGACTCAGCGAAACTCGCTGTTCGGGCCAAACTTCCGCCACGTCGACCTATCCATCTTCAAAACCTTTCCCGTTACAGAGCGTCTGGGAGTCCAGTTTCGGGCGGAGTCCTACAACATCTCAAACACGCCAAACTTCTACATGCCAAACGGCAACTCAGGCGATGCGTTTGGAAACTCGGCCTTCGGACAGATCTCCGCAACAGATCCAAACTACACTCCTCGGCAATACCAATTTGCACTCAAGGCGCTGTTCTAA
- a CDS encoding alpha-L-fucosidase, with translation MRKNLTITRLTSALLLILGMTSATAQQQSTISDDAAASRIAWWRDAKFGLFMHWGVYSIPGRGEWVQWDEQIPVNEYAKLAAQFHPDKFDPDAWAATAKSAGMKYTVLTARHHDGFALFDDPDSTFTSMKSAAHHDFVADYVKAIRAAGLHVGLYYSPLDWRYPGFFFPGIYQANANEMREQYHRQLNELASHYGKIDILWFDGGGVDWLGFNGIAFKGGWKARPKDQHYSGSFTWQDDQAVDNLRKLQPSLIMNDRTDAPADFLSREGDQAMGNFDNQHPWELCTTLTTGAWGYQPSASIKSRDEVIRLLVGAVGRDGNLLLNVGPPPDGQIVPEQAARLREIGDWLNRYGQSMYATRGGPYLPGDFGVSTYHDKTIYLHILHPAGATLSLPALPTKILSCSSLTGGTADCKQANDSVEITLNGNTDAVDTIVALTLASPAAQIKPITTPVTGKN, from the coding sequence ATGAGGAAAAATCTGACGATTACCAGGCTCACATCGGCTTTGCTGCTCATCCTGGGAATGACATCTGCGACGGCGCAGCAGCAATCAACCATATCCGACGATGCAGCCGCCTCCCGTATTGCATGGTGGCGCGACGCCAAGTTCGGTCTCTTTATGCATTGGGGTGTGTATTCCATTCCCGGGCGCGGCGAATGGGTGCAATGGGACGAGCAGATTCCAGTCAACGAATACGCCAAGCTTGCCGCCCAATTTCATCCTGACAAATTCGATCCTGACGCATGGGCTGCAACTGCAAAATCGGCTGGCATGAAGTACACAGTCCTCACCGCGCGCCACCACGACGGCTTCGCACTCTTCGACGACCCCGACAGCACCTTCACCTCCATGAAATCGGCCGCTCACCACGACTTCGTCGCCGACTACGTGAAAGCCATTCGCGCCGCGGGCCTTCACGTTGGCCTCTACTACTCCCCCCTTGACTGGCGCTATCCCGGCTTCTTCTTCCCTGGCATCTATCAGGCCAACGCCAACGAGATGCGCGAGCAATACCACCGCCAACTGAATGAACTCGCCTCTCACTACGGCAAGATCGATATCCTCTGGTTCGATGGCGGCGGCGTCGACTGGCTCGGGTTCAACGGCATCGCCTTCAAAGGCGGATGGAAGGCGCGGCCAAAGGATCAGCACTACTCCGGTTCGTTCACCTGGCAGGATGATCAGGCCGTGGACAACCTCAGAAAGCTCCAGCCATCCCTCATCATGAATGACCGTACGGACGCCCCCGCCGACTTTCTATCGCGCGAGGGCGACCAGGCCATGGGCAACTTCGACAACCAGCATCCTTGGGAACTCTGCACCACACTCACAACCGGAGCATGGGGCTATCAGCCGAGCGCCAGCATCAAATCACGAGACGAGGTCATTCGCCTCCTGGTCGGCGCCGTCGGACGCGATGGAAATCTGCTTCTCAACGTCGGCCCACCCCCGGATGGACAGATTGTGCCGGAACAAGCCGCGCGTCTCCGAGAAATTGGCGACTGGCTCAACCGATACGGACAAAGCATGTACGCGACCCGCGGCGGTCCATATCTGCCGGGCGACTTCGGCGTCTCAACCTATCACGACAAAACGATCTATCTTCACATCCTCCATCCCGCTGGCGCTACACTCTCGCTTCCCGCTCTTCCGACCAAAATACTGAGTTGCTCGAGCCTCACAGGAGGAACCGCCGATTGCAAACAAGCCAATGATTCTGTGGAGATCACACTGAACGGAAATACGGATGCCGTCGATACAATCGTCGCGCTGACACTTGCATCGCCAGCGGCACAGATCAAGCCGATCACAACTCCAGTTACCGGCAAGAATTAA
- a CDS encoding DUF6632 domain-containing protein, which translates to MKRERLNTNRPGDRGAVQSVHNLFSIYGSVAFRVAFAEDERGRTDVSELFIPVGVFLLMAARRPSEYRSMIALAAWWDISHGGVMAIQTVKAWIHSVHRNFTDVIVFLVIGVVLLTLLPAKREAVAPGVA; encoded by the coding sequence ATGAAAAGAGAACGCCTAAACACAAATCGCCCTGGTGATCGTGGGGCTGTTCAATCTGTCCATAATTTATTTTCTATATATGGATCTGTGGCATTCCGCGTGGCTTTTGCAGAAGATGAACGAGGGCGAACCGATGTTTCTGAGCTTTTTATTCCTGTCGGGGTCTTTCTACTCATGGCCGCAAGGAGACCATCGGAATATCGCTCGATGATTGCTCTAGCAGCTTGGTGGGACATCTCCCATGGCGGGGTGATGGCTATTCAAACCGTGAAAGCGTGGATTCACAGCGTCCACCGGAACTTTACTGATGTGATCGTATTCCTTGTGATCGGAGTCGTCCTGTTAACGCTTCTGCCAGCAAAACGAGAGGCAGTCGCGCCAGGAGTTGCGTGA
- a CDS encoding winged helix-turn-helix domain-containing protein yields MYEFSGFRFDPENHLLESDGNPISLTPKAFEILLVLVQNGSRLTTKEELMRKVWPDSFVEEANLTVNISALRRQLGESPDGHRYIETVPRKGYRFAVPVSHVEVDNHTVAAPSVISVEETAQDILVPGADSLIRDRRRASTANETSNKKRGWLRPVIVVLSLIAVVLSGLGYMAYRNRSVHRQLPRRLAVLPFQNLQQDPNTEFLGFSLADAVITKLGYVSELTVRPSYSVQKYRTQPIDIPAVAASLKVDTLLTGTFLREGDNLRIACQLIDVKTENLLWKGAFDLKYDKLLTVQDQVAQQIIRGLELTLSASEAGRLKTDEPVSPLAYEYYLRGVDLYSKGDAPMAVKMLKKSTELAPHFALSWANLGKAYTANASFQFGGVEHYRMAQAAFEKALSLEPDEMITRIYMANMFTDTGRVEKAVPLLRQALKTNPNQAEIHWELGYAYRFAGMLPESARECELARQLDPGVKINTSALNAYLYLGQYDRFLQSLPKTDDGPFIAFYRGFGEYYKKNLQQAETNFDHAFELDPSLLQAEIGKAFSFGIQQENDKASAILHSLEAKVVEHGVVDPEAIYKIAQAYATIGDKASALRVLQSSIQGGFFPYPYFAADPLLDTLRAEAEFSKLINVARQRHEAFKREFFF; encoded by the coding sequence TGAGTTCTCCGGATTTCGTTTTGACCCCGAAAATCACTTGCTGGAGAGTGACGGGAATCCGATTTCGCTCACACCTAAGGCTTTCGAAATTCTGTTGGTCCTGGTCCAGAACGGTAGCCGGCTGACCACCAAGGAAGAACTCATGCGCAAAGTCTGGCCCGACAGCTTTGTCGAAGAGGCCAACCTTACCGTCAACATATCTGCACTTCGCAGACAGCTAGGCGAGAGCCCTGATGGTCATAGGTACATAGAGACGGTGCCCAGGAAGGGATATCGCTTTGCCGTGCCCGTCTCGCATGTGGAGGTGGATAACCACACCGTTGCCGCTCCTTCGGTCATTTCGGTCGAGGAAACCGCTCAAGATATTTTGGTTCCTGGCGCAGACTCTTTGATCAGGGACCGGCGTCGGGCCTCTACCGCTAATGAGACCTCTAACAAAAAGAGAGGCTGGCTTCGCCCGGTCATCGTCGTCCTCAGCCTGATAGCAGTTGTGCTAAGCGGTTTGGGCTATATGGCTTATCGAAACAGATCCGTTCACAGGCAGTTGCCCCGCCGCCTAGCGGTTCTTCCGTTCCAGAACCTACAACAGGACCCGAATACCGAATTCCTCGGATTTTCACTTGCCGACGCGGTCATTACAAAACTTGGTTACGTCAGTGAACTGACTGTCCGGCCTTCATATTCAGTCCAGAAATACAGAACCCAGCCTATCGATATTCCGGCAGTTGCCGCGAGCCTGAAGGTCGATACGCTCCTCACTGGAACCTTTCTGCGTGAAGGTGACAACTTGCGAATCGCCTGCCAGTTGATCGACGTCAAGACGGAGAATCTTCTTTGGAAAGGCGCATTCGATCTTAAATACGACAAACTTCTCACGGTTCAAGACCAAGTGGCGCAACAGATTATTCGGGGTTTGGAATTGACGCTCTCCGCCTCCGAGGCGGGGCGACTAAAGACCGACGAGCCTGTCAGTCCGCTCGCCTACGAATACTATTTGCGCGGGGTAGACCTTTACTCCAAAGGAGACGCCCCAATGGCTGTCAAAATGTTGAAGAAGTCGACCGAGCTCGCACCACATTTCGCCCTCTCCTGGGCCAATCTTGGCAAAGCCTACACTGCGAATGCCTCGTTCCAGTTCGGCGGAGTGGAGCACTACCGCATGGCTCAGGCGGCCTTTGAAAAGGCTCTCTCGCTCGAGCCGGATGAGATGATTACCCGAATCTACATGGCAAACATGTTCACCGACACGGGAAGGGTAGAAAAAGCTGTGCCTCTATTGCGGCAAGCTCTCAAGACAAATCCCAATCAGGCAGAGATTCACTGGGAACTGGGCTATGCCTATAGGTTTGCCGGAATGTTGCCGGAATCTGCCCGCGAGTGTGAATTGGCTCGCCAACTCGATCCCGGCGTAAAAATTAATACCTCGGCCCTTAATGCCTATCTCTATCTGGGTCAATACGACAGATTTCTCCAAAGCCTTCCTAAGACAGATGATGGGCCCTTCATTGCCTTCTATCGGGGCTTCGGTGAGTACTACAAAAAAAACTTGCAGCAGGCAGAGACGAACTTCGATCATGCGTTTGAACTCGATCCGTCTCTTCTCCAGGCTGAGATTGGAAAGGCCTTCAGCTTTGGAATTCAACAAGAGAACGATAAGGCCTCCGCAATCCTGCATTCACTGGAAGCCAAGGTCGTCGAGCACGGTGTGGTTGATCCCGAAGCCATATACAAGATCGCTCAAGCGTATGCGACGATCGGAGACAAAGCCTCAGCGCTTCGCGTCTTGCAAAGCAGCATTCAAGGTGGTTTTTTTCCTTATCCCTATTTTGCGGCCGACCCGCTCCTCGATACCCTCCGTGCCGAAGCAGAATTCTCTAAACTTATCAACGTAGCCCGCCAGCGCCATGAAGCATTTAAGCGCGAATTCTTCTTCTAG
- a CDS encoding GRP family sugar transporter, whose protein sequence is MATQIEKASRRRGDTGSLHTLGVLCGVTAGVWLGAAEAPTKLVNAGFSPFAISLCMVAGVFTARWTFPTLLKGTVYVFRDLMTCKHLLVWAILAGALWAVANTLTVFAIRDVGLAIAFPMWNTNALVGLFWGRVLFRELDGADGKTIAKVLLGSICIVVAAIMLGFSTLHGNTSPSGHHVFGGVLAAIGASLMWGTMYVPYRKAYLSGMNPLSFVTVFTVGELLTMCLLTWTLDGGRHSSVFQLVRGGQFLFWLFLGGFVWVIGDMFQQFAAKYLGIGRGIPLSNTNQLWGLAWGALVFGELATADNRHRLLVLAGSAVMILGALFISTAKASTAEHSSRNEALERECDRYGLDYNRVLLAQSGEELNQRSEGRRWWDYAIILTAIAVFVWLGAKAVVPPLAMNFAWIIILAALLLVSLVGCGYRLYKQTGFS, encoded by the coding sequence ATGGCGACTCAGATCGAAAAAGCTTCTCGCCGACGCGGGGACACCGGTTCTTTGCATACGCTGGGAGTCCTTTGTGGCGTGACCGCGGGAGTTTGGTTGGGCGCAGCGGAAGCACCGACAAAGCTCGTCAACGCGGGCTTTTCTCCTTTTGCTATTTCATTGTGTATGGTCGCGGGAGTATTTACGGCACGATGGACTTTTCCAACCTTACTGAAGGGAACGGTCTATGTTTTCCGGGACCTTATGACGTGCAAACATCTGCTAGTGTGGGCGATCCTGGCGGGGGCGCTTTGGGCGGTTGCCAATACGTTAACGGTTTTTGCGATACGCGATGTAGGTCTGGCGATCGCCTTTCCGATGTGGAATACAAATGCACTCGTAGGGCTATTTTGGGGCCGCGTGCTATTTCGTGAGCTGGATGGAGCTGACGGCAAGACAATCGCGAAAGTGTTGCTTGGATCGATTTGCATCGTCGTAGCGGCGATTATGCTCGGGTTCAGCACACTGCATGGCAATACAAGCCCCAGCGGTCACCATGTGTTCGGAGGAGTGCTCGCGGCCATAGGAGCGAGCCTGATGTGGGGAACGATGTACGTTCCGTATAGAAAAGCCTACCTGAGCGGCATGAACCCGCTTTCATTTGTGACTGTGTTCACCGTTGGGGAGTTACTCACCATGTGTCTACTCACGTGGACGCTGGATGGTGGGCGTCACTCGTCGGTTTTTCAACTGGTGCGCGGCGGACAGTTTCTATTCTGGCTATTCCTCGGCGGTTTTGTCTGGGTGATCGGTGATATGTTTCAACAATTCGCCGCGAAATACCTAGGTATCGGTCGCGGCATCCCACTCTCGAACACTAATCAGCTTTGGGGACTTGCGTGGGGAGCCCTCGTATTTGGGGAGCTCGCAACTGCGGACAATAGACATAGACTATTGGTGCTAGCTGGTTCGGCAGTAATGATTCTCGGCGCGCTCTTCATCAGCACAGCGAAGGCCTCCACTGCTGAGCATTCCTCCAGAAACGAAGCATTGGAACGTGAATGTGATCGCTATGGTCTGGACTACAACCGAGTGCTGCTGGCGCAGAGCGGAGAAGAGCTGAACCAACGTTCTGAAGGGCGCCGCTGGTGGGATTATGCCATCATTCTGACCGCAATCGCTGTCTTCGTCTGGCTAGGAGCTAAGGCTGTTGTGCCTCCCCTCGCAATGAATTTCGCGTGGATTATTATCCTTGCGGCACTGCTTCTGGTGAGTTTGGTTGGATGTGGCTACCGTCTTTATAAGCAGACAGGATTCTCATAG